One window from the genome of Ancylothrix sp. D3o encodes:
- a CDS encoding CAP domain-containing protein, with product MANLELTTQIVALINLQRSRFGLLPLAIDTQLGNAAQLQSTDMALNDFFAQNGSNGSSPASRIKNAGYDFTTYAQNIAAGQTTPEEVVSYWFSNAEGANLLKPDVDNIGVGFYLLPNDTGTFNRSYYWTAVVAKRAVSDTGNVIPGNPTDPNSLTGTEGANSIVGGQLNDTLAGNIATDYILGLAGDDLIDGQPGDDTLGGNQGNDVIFADLGNDIILGGQDNDVLNGERGNDSIYGSNGDDTAFGGLDSDFIDGGDGNDRLEGDLGIDTILGQGGNDFLAGGQDNDYLDGGEGNNAVSGDSGDDILLARSGDDNLLGGSGNDYMDAGEGTANYIQGDDGNDTLLSAAGNDVLVGGIGGDYAIAGGGNDAVNGSAGSDTLFGNLGIDTILGEGEDDFLFGGKDGDLINGGTGNDLFNGNLGNDTLFGADGNDQGFGGQDADLLFGELGDDTLSAGQGNDTIIGGSNNDNLYGGDGNDLIYGNYSDDTIIAGLSNDSVAGVVGSDTLYGNLGDDTLRGASLGDVFYGGQGNDSIFGESGNDTIFGDVGNDSIIGGDGSDTIALQVGGVDRVEDFLRGADFFYLGDLTFENLVFQQGNEGASEIYVKIPIEATLPGGGKNNQPAEPQFRNELVATVVGVQAANFSESDFIKTFADTMSGSMTPA from the coding sequence ATGGCTAACTTAGAATTAACTACCCAAATTGTCGCTTTAATTAATTTACAGCGCAGTCGCTTCGGCCTGTTACCGCTGGCGATTGATACCCAACTTGGCAATGCAGCGCAACTACAAAGCACAGATATGGCGCTGAATGACTTTTTTGCTCAGAATGGCTCGAACGGTTCCTCACCGGCCAGTAGAATTAAAAATGCGGGCTATGATTTCACAACTTATGCACAAAATATTGCTGCCGGTCAAACCACCCCAGAAGAAGTTGTAAGTTATTGGTTTAGTAATGCCGAAGGCGCTAATTTACTTAAACCTGATGTTGATAATATTGGCGTGGGATTTTATTTACTTCCCAACGACACCGGCACATTTAACCGCAGCTATTATTGGACAGCAGTTGTTGCCAAACGCGCCGTTTCTGACACCGGCAACGTTATTCCTGGCAACCCCACAGATCCAAACTCTCTCACCGGCACCGAAGGCGCTAATAGCATTGTTGGCGGACAATTAAATGATACCCTGGCCGGCAATATTGCCACTGATTATATCCTTGGTTTAGCTGGTGATGATTTAATTGATGGTCAACCAGGAGATGATACTTTAGGAGGAAATCAAGGCAACGATGTCATTTTTGCCGATTTAGGAAATGATATTATTTTAGGCGGCCAAGATAACGATGTTTTGAATGGCGAACGCGGTAATGATTCGATTTATGGTAGCAACGGAGATGATACAGCTTTTGGTGGTTTAGATAGCGATTTTATTGATGGTGGAGATGGCAACGATCGGCTGGAGGGCGATTTAGGTATTGATACAATTTTAGGACAGGGTGGCAATGATTTTCTGGCCGGTGGACAAGATAACGATTATCTTGATGGCGGTGAGGGAAATAATGCTGTATCTGGCGATAGCGGCGATGATATTTTACTTGCTAGAAGTGGCGATGATAATTTGCTAGGAGGTAGCGGTAATGATTATATGGATGCGGGAGAAGGAACCGCCAATTATATACAAGGCGATGATGGAAACGATACGCTTTTAAGCGCTGCTGGAAATGATGTTTTGGTGGGCGGAATTGGTGGTGATTATGCCATTGCCGGCGGCGGGAATGATGCTGTAAATGGTTCTGCCGGCAGCGATACTTTATTTGGAAATCTCGGCATTGATACGATTTTAGGAGAAGGTGAGGATGATTTTTTGTTTGGCGGAAAAGATGGCGATTTAATTAATGGTGGCACCGGCAATGACCTTTTTAATGGCAATCTTGGTAATGATACCCTGTTTGGTGCAGACGGAAATGATCAAGGTTTTGGCGGTCAAGATGCCGATCTTTTGTTTGGTGAATTAGGCGACGATACCCTCAGTGCCGGTCAAGGAAATGATACCATTATTGGCGGTTCAAATAACGATAATTTATATGGAGGAGATGGCAACGATTTAATTTATGGCAATTATAGTGATGATACAATTATTGCCGGTTTAAGTAATGATTCTGTCGCCGGAGTTGTTGGTAGCGATACCCTCTATGGGAACTTGGGAGATGATACCCTTCGCGGCGCTTCTTTAGGAGATGTGTTTTATGGCGGACAAGGCAATGATAGTATTTTTGGAGAGTCTGGAAATGATACAATTTTTGGCGATGTAGGAAATGATTCTATTATTGGTGGTGATGGAAGTGATACGATTGCCCTTCAGGTTGGCGGTGTAGATCGAGTGGAAGATTTCTTGCGGGGCGCTGACTTTTTCTATTTAGGAGATTTAACCTTTGAAAATTTAGTTTTCCAGCAAGGAAATGAAGGGGCTTCTGAAATTTATGTGAAAATTCCCATTGAAGCTACTCTCCCTGGAGGTGGAAAAAATAACCAACCTGCTGAACCTCAGTTTAGAAATGAATTAGTAGCAACAGTGGTGGGGGTACAAGCAGCAAACTTCTCAGAAAGTGACTTTATTAAGACTTTCGCTGATACTATGAGTGGTTCAATGACTCCGGCTTAA
- a CDS encoding selenocysteinyl-tRNA(Sec) synthase has product MSQIDYAAMSDEELKHYFLSHRQDKAALEAYLLRRRQRSLPIITRVDDNDFEAKIKASILEQMSQ; this is encoded by the coding sequence ATGAGTCAAATTGATTACGCCGCTATGTCAGATGAAGAGTTAAAGCATTACTTTCTTAGCCACCGGCAAGATAAAGCTGCTTTGGAAGCTTATCTATTACGTCGTCGTCAGCGTTCTCTTCCAATCATTACTAGGGTAGATGATAACGATTTTGAGGCTAAAATTAAAGCCTCTATCCTTGAGCAAATGAGTCAATAA
- a CDS encoding HPP family protein, protein MKSQRCQGKIGVLYLPKFVYLKRFRRRSKLLKSKLNQANFFASRYAHIALSFCGSFLGISALENISGIFNYPLIVAPFGATSVLAFAIPESPLAQPRNIICGNFLGALVGLSFFHLFGSQGWVMPAAVATAIAVMQITKTLHPAAGAVALVAVMSKASWDFLLRPVLLGSIILVICTVLFNNFVARKSYPKQWL, encoded by the coding sequence ATGAAAAGCCAGCGCTGCCAAGGTAAAATCGGTGTGTTATATCTGCCAAAATTTGTTTATTTAAAAAGGTTTCGCCGGCGTTCCAAGTTATTAAAAAGTAAGCTTAATCAGGCTAATTTCTTTGCCAGCCGTTATGCTCATATTGCTTTGTCTTTTTGTGGCAGTTTTTTAGGTATTTCGGCGCTGGAAAACATTTCGGGGATTTTTAATTATCCGTTGATTGTGGCACCTTTTGGGGCGACTTCTGTGCTGGCATTTGCGATTCCTGAAAGTCCGCTGGCTCAACCTCGGAATATTATTTGTGGCAATTTTTTAGGGGCTTTGGTTGGGTTAAGTTTTTTTCATTTGTTTGGATCTCAGGGCTGGGTTATGCCAGCGGCGGTGGCAACAGCAATTGCGGTTATGCAAATCACGAAAACTTTGCATCCTGCTGCGGGTGCGGTGGCGTTGGTGGCGGTGATGAGTAAGGCGTCTTGGGATTTTTTGTTGAGGCCGGTGTTGTTGGGGTCGATTATTTTGGTAATTTGTACGGTGCTTTTTAATAATTTTGTGGCGCGAAAATCTTATCCTAAGCAATGGTTATAA
- the dacB gene encoding D-alanyl-D-alanine carboxypeptidase/D-alanyl-D-alanine-endopeptidase, which yields MNFKKSLSAILLALSTQTPLHAQTAPVNPPQIAQASTICPAQLPKAIDSITNRPEFRRASWGISIEPLATSTPLYHRQAEKYFIPASNAKLLTTAAALLKLGPDYRIRTSVYANPVNGDSVPVLRVVGRGDPSLTTAQLKSLATQLKNWGIRNVNQLVIDDGFFRGDLVNANWEFEDIQAGYGAPVNSLILNQNAVNFTLFPQQAGEPLLVKWDDSQEGASWEVENTSMTVTSNEEEFIDVGRDLTKPVLYVSGQLRAGSEPESTSVAITQPATNFLQKFRQVLAAEGIRVKSTKVIKDGTPNADEVELAMVSSPPLIELINRTNVDSDNLYAEVLLRLLGTVSDNTKAAQFQTANAGLDTIRNALAELGLDPKSYKPADGSGLSRHNLTSPEALVNLLRVMASTPVADMYRNSLPVAGVSGTLASRFRNTPAQGIVQAKTGTLSGVASLSGYLNNRNYEPLVFSIIVNQSDLTSSTIRRSIDDIVVLLSRLRRC from the coding sequence ATGAACTTCAAAAAATCCCTAAGCGCTATCCTACTCGCCCTCAGCACCCAAACCCCCCTGCACGCCCAAACAGCCCCCGTAAACCCGCCCCAAATCGCCCAAGCCTCCACCATTTGCCCCGCCCAATTGCCCAAAGCCATTGACAGCATCACCAACCGGCCCGAATTCCGCCGTGCAAGCTGGGGTATTTCCATCGAACCCCTCGCCACCAGCACGCCCCTCTATCACCGGCAAGCTGAAAAGTATTTCATCCCCGCTTCTAACGCCAAACTACTCACCACCGCCGCTGCTTTACTCAAACTGGGCCCCGATTATCGCATCCGCACTTCCGTTTATGCTAATCCTGTAAACGGTGATAGTGTGCCGGTGTTGCGTGTTGTTGGACGCGGCGACCCCAGCCTTACAACTGCTCAATTAAAATCTCTGGCAACACAGTTAAAAAATTGGGGAATTCGGAATGTTAATCAGTTGGTAATTGATGATGGTTTTTTTCGAGGCGATTTAGTTAATGCTAACTGGGAATTTGAGGATATCCAGGCCGGTTATGGTGCGCCGGTTAATAGCTTAATCCTCAATCAAAACGCCGTCAATTTTACTTTGTTTCCTCAACAAGCCGGCGAGCCGCTATTAGTTAAATGGGATGATTCCCAAGAGGGAGCAAGTTGGGAAGTTGAAAATACATCGATGACGGTTACTTCAAATGAAGAGGAATTTATCGATGTGGGACGCGATTTGACTAAACCTGTTTTGTATGTAAGCGGTCAATTGCGGGCCGGTTCTGAACCGGAATCTACTTCGGTGGCAATCACACAACCGGCTACTAATTTTTTACAGAAATTTCGTCAAGTTTTAGCAGCAGAAGGCATTAGGGTCAAGAGTACAAAAGTTATAAAAGATGGCACGCCAAATGCTGATGAAGTTGAGTTGGCAATGGTTAGTTCTCCGCCGTTAATTGAGTTAATTAATCGCACCAATGTAGACAGTGATAATCTTTATGCAGAGGTGCTTTTGCGATTGTTGGGGACAGTTTCAGATAATACGAAAGCAGCACAATTTCAAACAGCAAATGCGGGTTTAGATACAATTAGAAATGCGCTGGCAGAATTAGGTTTAGACCCGAAATCTTATAAACCGGCTGATGGTTCTGGGTTATCTCGGCACAATTTAACGAGCCCTGAAGCTTTGGTTAATTTATTACGAGTAATGGCGAGTACGCCGGTGGCTGATATGTATCGAAATTCTCTGCCGGTGGCGGGGGTTAGTGGTACCTTGGCAAGTCGTTTTCGTAATACACCGGCCCAGGGAATTGTTCAAGCAAAAACCGGCACTCTTTCGGGTGTTGCTTCGCTTTCTGGTTATCTCAATAATCGCAATTATGAGCCGTTGGTTTTCAGTATTATTGTCAATCAATCGGATTTAACTTCATCGACAATTCGCCGCAGTATTGATGATATTGTCGTGCTTTTGTCTCGTCTGCGCCGGTGTTAA